The Torulaspora globosa chromosome 8, complete sequence genome segment CGCCTACAATAAAAAGCTCTTCGATCGGCCTCTGAGTCTTTTTAATAATATTCTGGCTCTCCAGGGAGATTATCTGAAAGAATGCCTCTCCTCCGGCTGTATAAATAAGGTTCGTATCGCGGATGAACCCACATGATTCCACCTGTTGATGGACTGGGATCGTTGTTAATAATTTacatttttttttcatatCGAACTCCCAGAGATTCACAATGTCATCTCTACCACCAGATAACAATCGTACATGCGATGTTCCATCCTGCTTGCTGAAGTCCAAGCCTCTGATCGCCCCGGTATGTTCCTGCACGGTACTTagacatcttcttttcaccAAATCCCATATTTTGACAACACCACCAGTGTCCCCGGAAGCGAGCAGCCATTTGTCCCCATTTAGCTGGCCGTGGAATCTCAAACTTGAAATAGTGCCACCATGGCCCTTCAACGAATGAGTAACATAGCCATTTTCTACATCCACAATTGTTATACTACCGTCCGTACCACCAATCGCAACAAGTGTCGACGTAGAATCGGTCTCAAGAACATAAGACGGAGACGAAATTTTCATTGATCTTAGTACCTTCTTGGACTCTAAACTGTAgatcttcagcaattggGCCTGAGACACATAGCCTAGGTATTTTCCATCGGGAGTTAAACTCAGGGCAGTAATTtcctgctcatcatcattttcAATAGTATGTAAGAGTTCATAACATGGCTGCAACTGAATAATGTTGATCTCATCCAATATCGGAGTCGCTAATATTTTACCATCTTCGGACACAGTACAGATTGCCCCGCTACCAGCATATATAGGACTCAAAGACTCATTCTTAAAACTTGTTCTGAGATCCATATCGCGAATAATAGCACTCGAAGGAGATACTACTGCTGGGAGACTGGACCAGGTGCTACGTTCATCTTCGCCATACTAaatagcgatgagcttgatttACCAgtaaatttttcaaatcatcatGGACGAAGCCCATCTTATATAGAAAGTGTCAGTAATTGGATACTTAAATATCATCTCTAGCATTTGGTTTCGAACAACGTCTATGCTCGAGGCTTGTTATATTGCTTTCGTATGCTATATCCAAGCTATAAAAATGCTAGGTAAACCCAGAACAAAACAAAATTcaaaaaatatcaagtCTTGCGTCTTTATTGCAATGATGCACTGAATTCGAACGCCCCAGATGACACTCCAGTGCCTATTATGTCTTCAATATCGGCTAAGGCACTTTCGCTAAATAATCCGTTCTTCGTAAAGCGAAGGTTCTCAGCAGCCGCTTCCGCCATGCTTTGTCTCCGTCTCCAGGATGGAGCGCCGCCAATGCTATCCAGCTGAATGGGAGCCGTTAACGATGCCAATATATCGGCATCTGCTAGATCAATCTCATGCTCTCCATCGATGAGAGCACAATCGGGATCGCCGCCATCCAGTAGATCGCTATTATCCTTTCCGAGTATTTCGTGTATTTCCTCGAGACCGACACTCTTAACAGAACTCTTTCTGGACCTGGGCAGGGGGGCTGCAGACTCTGGATCTGTTTGCTGGTTCAAGTCTGGTGTCCCGAGAGTCAAATTGGTATTTGCGGCCTGTATCGTCTGCTCGCCTTGTCTATGCCTTTCTTTTTCCAGTCGTTCTTGTCTCCGTTTCAGCTTcaacaacttcttcttcttcttggtccttcttctcttctctgttttcttcctttgcagctccttcatTCTGTCAATCTTCCTCCTTGTCCTCTCGCTTCCGATGTAACCAATTGGCACTTTTCTGGTTGAATTGACAGGAAGCATGTactcatcgtcttcatGCTCATTAATACCTTTATTTCTAAAAGCAGAAAGGGGAACCTTTGGTTTCTCATACCAATTGGAAACTGCTTGCATAAATGATGGCGTGCTGtgatcttcatcttccagcTCGCTCATATTCAGCAGCTCATTTAGAGTAAGTTCATCCCCATTGGCGGAACTTAACTCATATCCAGAGCGAAGATCAGGCGATTGCGAGTGTGCCCTCTGTTGCTGCTCGATAAACTGTTGATGCTCCTGTATCAGGGGGTATAACGATTTCGTTGAGAGACCGTCGATGATGGTAAATGGTTTACTGTCCGTCTCCCACGTTCCGAGTTTGGGAGGTTTCAGTCCCACAATGTTAGCACTGACtatttctttggctttaGAACCGATCATCTTGCTTCTTGAATTTGGTGGAGGCAAGTTATCGTCCTCATCGGTCGATTCATCGTCGAAATACTTGACTGTTTCCAACGCCTCTTCCTTCGAATTCTCTTCGTGGCTGATATCTGTTTCATCCGTCATAATCTCAGAAAAGGAGCTCATATTCTCGTCATCGCGATCCTGGAAGTAAAATGAATCGGGGTCCAGGTCATCAATGTCGATAAAAACATTTGTGTCACTCAGATagtcatcatcatcggaTCTATCATAATCTATAAGGtcactttcatcatcaaggtCTATGGCTGAAGAATCGGACATGGAGCTagaagaatcttgatcTGTTTGCCTCAGTTTCGGGCTATCATGACCGTTTCCTCTCACTTCATCATCCGATGGCATGTGGGCAACATCTAGCAGAATATTGTCGTATTCATCATCTGAACTAGCATCGGAGGCAGCTGCCGAGCCCAAACGGCGCAGTGGTGATTCCAAATCCAGATTTCCTCGCAAAGTTGAATGTCGCTTAGTGGCTTCGTCACCATTTTCATTATCGCTTTGGAAGAAAACACCAAATATGTACTCGTCTCCATCGATCTGTGAAGTCTTGATGCCGTTAGCCTtgcttttctctttcaaaagctttcttctttgtatACGTTCCTGACGTGCCAGTTTCAAggcttttctctttttcattcttttcaacttctcACCACTCACCAGCAAGGGAAGAGAGGTACTCAGGCTTAGACGAGGTTCATCACCATCTTCACAGTAGTATAGGCTTGCAAACTTAGGGTCCTCATAGAAAGGCATATCAAATACCGTCAttatttcatcatcgtcatcactatcttcctcgtcagCCACTTCAGGCTTACCTTCAACAAATGGCGACCgaagcttttcatctgGATCAGACCCATCCTCGTGAATGCTGCCATCAAGGGATAAATCATCCGCATTTTGCAACTCAGCCATCAAAATTTTCTCCTCCTCATGCAGAATAGGCATTTCATCCTCGCCAGTGTCCAAGCCTGTGTCCATCTCTCCCATTGATTCGTCGTCAATCACATTGAAATACGCATCCTGATCGATGTCATACTCCGATTCTTCGGAGACCGAGAATTCAGGGACATGCAACTGGTTCAAATTGTCATCGAACGGCAGATCTGGCGCTGGCCCGTTAGAGTCCTTCACTTCTTCTCCGATATCCTCCTCGCTCTGTTGCGTCGCTTCTGCATATCTTATGCCGtcgtcatccttcttgaagttgaatgCCAATGCCTTCTCATTAGATGAGCTGTCAGAATCCCCTTCAGGCTTCCTATTGTGCTGTCTCTCCTGGGTCTTGCTGTCCCTCAACTGCGACGACCTCCTACGCTGCCCGCTTGTCGCTTTCACGGGCGATTTTGCTGGCGATTTTGCTGGCGATTTTGTCGGCgatttgttcttcttcaacgcaGATAGCGCCTTCATCGCTCTTTTCTTTCGCTGAGCAGTCAACTTGACAAAATCAATACTCTCATCATCCGAACTGGTATCACTCTCACTCCCGTCGCTATCACtctcatcgtcgtcatcgctACTATCGTCTCcatcctcctcctcctcgctATCACTCTCGACAGCTTGACCGTCAGAAGAATCCTCCGTGCTATCCTGTATCAGTTTACTTCTTTTCCCCGTCGCATTATTAGATATACTCCTCACCTTCTCCATCTTTCGTTTCGTAGGTGACTTCTCATTCCTAGACCTGTTATCGCCGAGATCAGAAACATCACTCAAAGACGAGTCCGATGAGTATAGCAAACTGAACCGCCTCGGCCGTACCGCTATTCCTGGCTTGCTCCTCTTCACGCTACTCGCATTCGCCGGCAGCTTCTGCCCGGTACGATACTTTCCCCCGTGGCTTACGACGTTTTTCCTGGCCGTCTTGGCAAccatctcttcttgttaTCTCCTTCGCTTTTAAAACCAGCCCTCCCGGAAGGCAAACTCTACCACAAAAAAAGCTTCTATCTATCCTTGCCTGCAAATCTCGATTAATTCTACTCAAGCAGAAAACCTGGCTTCCCGGTCCAATTTTCACTAAAAAGCTCTCTTGTTTTTGActtttttctccttttTCTCCCAACCAAAACTAGTTTTCAGCACTCAATTGTAATTTAAAATAAAATCCAACTATATCCAAACCTTCCTGACTCAACCAAACACAATACCCTTCCTGATAATATTATACTGTTTGTAAGTCttgagatgagatgagctttaaACGGTAAAATTTTTAAGACTTGAAATTCGTTCTAAGATTTCTAGTCACATGATAAGATCAGAATAGAGATGCGGCGCTACCATACATAAAACTTACAGTATTTAAGAATGAAGAATAGAGGAATAAGTGGTAGCTTTAGGTGGGCAACTGGGTTATAGCGGTCGCCGGGGTAGCTAATGGTGTGCTAGATGTTCCCGATGAATGAACTTCCCGTGGAAATTCTATGGagtctcttgaaggagTGTCCCAGGGAACTTCGGTCGGTCAACAAGCAGTTTTACCGGCTGCACAACGAAATGTACAAGAGGAAGGTGTCACGACTATTGTCCGAGGTGGAGGAAAGAGAGTTTTGGAACAGTGTTTTAAGACCCTTACAGCAATACGTGAAGAGTTTGGATTTTCTGCGAAAGAATTCACGACTGATCGTTTCCGCAGAGGGTGGGACAGAGTGTATAGATGATTCGTGGTACGTCATCTACAACGCCCTGTTGGGTCCGTTGAAGTGCGAAAACCGTCTTGTCAACTCGCCTGCGGGGGACTCCCTGGATTACCAAAGGCCTATATTTACTGGCCATTGCGTTGTGCCGCCGAATGTACGGTGTCGCATCAACGCTTGGTTCTACATTGATAATTTAGATGCTGCCCGCAAATTGGCGACGTTGGTGACGGAATTCCGTGACTCGCCGTACGAGAGATATCAGACGGTGAGCCCGGTTCCCTACATTGCCGATTTCGTCACTGAGGCTGGCGTCTACTGCTTCAACCTCGGCAGACTGCCCAAAATCGACAGTCAGACGTTTCCCGCCACTCTGGAATTGAGACTGGTGGAAAGATCGATGACGTTACCAAACTATTTTGAAAGCCCGTCATTGGAGTTCCTCGGCTACGATTTCAATAACTACGACCGGCGTCCGtggcttttcttcagaatcGATAGAATTTTCAAATCCACCCTGTTTAATCCGTTCGAGACACAGCTATCTGAGTCTTTGGTGCGGTTCGATGGCAGGTTCCAGCTGCCGGGAGAAGATGCAGGAACCGCCCGACGGAACAAGCTACTTTAGCGTCGACAGTAAAGCCCTACGACGATTTCTGTACCAGTTCCCAGCGACCAAACAGGATCTGCGACAAGAAGAGAGTCTCCCCGACTGGAGGGCTCCGCGATTGCAATATTAACCGTTTAAGCTCTATGTAGTCGTTTTTAGCTGATGAATGTACTCTCAATGATCGATATGCCACTCTCACCGTTATATTCTGAATCTTGACAGTACTGGTAGATGAATGGTTTGACGTTTGCAAGATTTTCCACGAGGGATCTGACGACATACGGCATTTCGCCTAACACGTCATAACGGTTGACCAGCCGCAGCcttttctctttgaaatctaGCGGGAAGCTGATGCTGGTCGGGTTTGACCATCCTGTTTCTGTATCTTTCTCAGTGGCGTCGAACTTAACGTGCCCCCCATTTATGCTGGAACCGACAGCTTTTATCTTATTCTGCTCTGTATGGCACCAAACGGTCACTTTGGTGTGTTTATGATCCTCGCTGGTGGTAAACTCCATACATAGCAAAGAACTTACACGATCCTGGTAACACAGAAAGTTCCATCTACAGGCGGCCTTCTGTGGAGCTAGACCTTGCACTGCATCAATGTACAGACCTGGCACATCAACCAAGTCGAAGGTAACCTTGTGGCCGGTCTTTGTCTCGTAAGATATCGTACCGTGACATTTAGCCCTGGGCACAAAGAGATGCctcagcattttctttgACTGCAGCTTGTCCTGTTGCTCTCTAAGCTCATCCTCAGTGACGCCCTTCTCGAGATAGTAGCTACATCCGTCAGGTTTAATCATAAAGCCCTCGAAGAGATCCACCATAAGGTCAAGTTTTACACCGCTTGAGCCCTTGGAACGTTTTGGGATGTCGACCTTGATCACCAGTGTCGCTACCAATTCGTCATCATGCGGAGCGCTCTTGAATTCGAAGGAAACCTCCTTGGAAGCCACTCTCAGAGGCTCAAAATACTCTATATCCTCCACCTTGAAACTCTCCCATATGTCAATGTCCTCTTTATCACCCTCACGACTACGGAATACCTTAAAATTCAGCTGAAAACCCTTGTAGACGCCTCCCATAACACTGGAGTACAACAACTGCACAAAACCACATCTACCACTTTGTAAATCAGTAAAGTACAAAGTTTGTGTTTCCGCCCTAGTTTCAACTGACTTCTTCACAGCCTTAAAGAACCCGTTACTCTTCAATGCCTGCCCCTGAGACTTGACAAACCATTCCAATTGCTTAATATCCTTGACCAACGTATAATCCTCCTCAGACTTCACTTCTCTGATAGGGACGAATTTCACCTTATCCTTGTTGCCACCAAGCATCTTAACCTGACCCAACCACAAAATTTTGGGACCAGCATATCTCTCGAACTTACCTAACTAAACGTTTATATAGAACTGCCCTTGCTAAGATCCACATAGCAAGAACTGTCGTTCACAACGGAGCGGTCGCTTCAGGCTTTTAAGAGCTCGTTCATTACGCAAAGCTACGGCATCATTGGCAAGCCAGTAGGGTCCACCACGGCAGCAACGAGCTATTTTGAAGCTTAAGCTGGACGCCGATCTCTTACTTGTTCTTGACAAACCGATGAGCTTAGAAGTCGCGAATGTTTGACCCGATTCGGCACCACCGCCAGAAAGAAAACAGCGCAATTTCGTGTTCCCGCCGCATCACAACAAGTTGCAGCCGATGGGTCCTGTCATTTCGATTCCGTAGTTGCACTTCGTCATCTCGTAGACCTTTGTTATCTGGAAGTCCTTGGCGCAACGGACCTTGAGCTGTGCGGACCTCTGCGGACCGTTCCAGCATCGGTCGCCTCCGGAGTACTCGAGCACCAGACCATTGCTTGCCTCATGGAGGTTGCCGAATAggtattct includes the following:
- the IFH1 gene encoding Ifh1p (ancestral locus Anc_8.434), with amino-acid sequence MVAKTARKNVVSHGGKYRTGQKLPANASSVKRSKPGIAVRPRRFSLLYSSDSSLSDVSDLGDNRSRNEKSPTKRKMEKVRSISNNATGKRSKLIQDSTEDSSDGQAVESDSEEEEDGDDSSDDDDESDSDGSESDTSSDDESIDFVKLTAQRKKRAMKALSALKKNKSPTKSPAKSPAKSPVKATSGQRRRSSQLRDSKTQERQHNRKPEGDSDSSSNEKALAFNFKKDDDGIRYAEATQQSEEDIGEEVKDSNGPAPDLPFDDNLNQLHVPEFSVSEESEYDIDQDAYFNVIDDESMGEMDTGLDTGEDEMPILHEEEKILMAELQNADDLSLDGSIHEDGSDPDEKLRSPFVEGKPEVADEEDSDDDDEIMTVFDMPFYEDPKFASLYYCEDGDEPRLSLSTSLPLLVSGEKLKRMKKRKALKLARQERIQRRKLLKEKSKANGIKTSQIDGDEYIFGVFFQSDNENGDEATKRHSTLRGNLDLESPLRRLGSAAASDASSDDEYDNILLDVAHMPSDDEVRGNGHDSPKLRQTDQDSSSSMSDSSAIDLDDESDLIDYDRSDDDDYLSDTNVFIDIDDLDPDSFYFQDRDDENMSSFSEIMTDETDISHEENSKEEALETVKYFDDESTDEDDNLPPPNSRSKMIGSKAKEIVSANIVGLKPPKLGTWETDSKPFTIIDGLSTKSLYPLIQEHQQFIEQQQRAHSQSPDLRSGYELSSANGDELTLNELLNMSELEDEDHSTPSFMQAVSNWYEKPKVPLSAFRNKGINEHEDDEYMLPVNSTRKVPIGYIGSERTRRKIDRMKELQRKKTEKRRRTKKKKKLLKLKRRQERLEKERHRQGEQTIQAANTNLTLGTPDLNQQTDPESAAPLPRSRKSSVKSVGLEEIHEILGKDNSDLLDGGDPDCALIDGEHEIDLADADILASLTAPIQLDSIGGAPSWRRRQSMAEAAAENLRFTKNGLFSESALADIEDIIGTGVSSGAFEFSASLQ
- the UCC1 gene encoding Ucc1p (ancestral locus Anc_8.433) produces the protein MFPMNELPVEILWSLLKECPRELRSVNKQFYRLHNEMYKRKVSRLLSEVEEREFWNSVLRPLQQYVKSLDFLRKNSRLIVSAEGGTECIDDSWYVIYNALLGPLKCENRLVNSPAGDSLDYQRPIFTGHCVVPPNVRCRINAWFYIDNLDAARKLATLVTEFRDSPYERYQTVSPVPYIADFVTEAGVYCFNLGRLPKIDSQTFPATLELRLVERSMTLPNYFESPSLEFLGYDFNNYDRRPWLFFRIDRIFKSTLFNPFETQLSESLVRFDGRFQLPGEDAGTARRNKLL
- a CDS encoding uncharacterized protein (ancestral locus Anc_8.432), whose protein sequence is MLGGNKDKVKFVPIREVKSEEDYTLVKDIKQLEWFVKSQGQALKSNGFFKAVKKSVETRAETQTLYFTDLQSGRCGFVQLLYSSVMGGVYKGFQLNFKVFRSREGDKEDIDIWESFKVEDIEYFEPLRVASKEVSFEFKSAPHDDELVATLVIKVDIPKRSKGSSGVKLDLMVDLFEGFMIKPDGCSYYLEKGVTEDELREQQDKLQSKKMLRHLFVPRAKCHGTISYETKTGHKVTFDLVDVPGLYIDAVQGLAPQKAACRWNFLCYQDRVSSLLCMEFTTSEDHKHTKVTVWCHTEQNKIKAVGSSINGGHVKFDATEKDTETGWSNPTSISFPLDFKEKRLRLVNRYDVLGEMPYVVRSLVENLANVKPFIYQYCQDSEYNGESGISIIESTFIS